A window from Tenacibaculum singaporense encodes these proteins:
- a CDS encoding ExbD/TolR family protein gives MARRENPEINAGSMADIAFLLLIFFLVTTTMDVDSGIPKKLAEKTDVKPPIIKEKNIFQVSINRNNQLLVEDQAMELKDLKDAAIKFIDNGGGIGNPMPGMEAGTTCNYCKGDKDPESSDHPTKAVISVESDRGTEYGTYVAVQNELLRAYTELRNRLCQEKYGMSFTELEQAFKDSARKDESLRKKVEDIKASYPQIISDTDPTNVQ, from the coding sequence ATGGCAAGAAGAGAAAACCCAGAAATTAATGCAGGTTCGATGGCAGATATTGCCTTCTTGCTACTTATCTTTTTCCTTGTAACAACTACAATGGATGTTGATTCAGGTATCCCTAAAAAGTTAGCTGAAAAAACTGATGTAAAGCCACCAATCATTAAAGAAAAAAATATTTTTCAAGTTAGCATCAACCGAAATAATCAACTTTTAGTTGAAGATCAGGCAATGGAGTTGAAAGACTTAAAGGATGCTGCTATTAAATTTATTGATAACGGTGGAGGTATTGGTAACCCAATGCCAGGAATGGAAGCAGGAACTACTTGTAATTACTGTAAAGGTGATAAAGATCCTGAATCATCAGATCATCCAACTAAAGCAGTAATCTCTGTTGAAAGTGATAGAGGTACTGAATATGGTACGTATGTGGCTGTGCAAAATGAGTTGTTAAGAGCTTATACAGAGTTACGTAACAGATTATGCCAAGAAAAATATGGTATGAGCTTTACTGAGTTAGAACAAGCTTTTAAAGACAGTGCAAGAAAAGATGAGTCATTAAGAAAGAAAGTTGAAGATATTAAGGCGAGTTACCCTCAAATTATTTCTGATACAGACCCAACAAATGTTCAATAA
- a CDS encoding efflux RND transporter permease subunit: MTFWTKIAGFLLRNRYLVLITIAIITGLLVTQMKYMRFSYTEANLLPTDHEVNIEYNKFLEIFGEEGNLIILGVKDSTIFTPTKFNAWNKLVKDLDSLPQVDFTVSIADVQQLKADRKQRKFVVEPLFEEAPSTDEEIKNIKKQLFEKLPFYNNLLYNDKGTLQTAIYLNKDIVNTPIRKDFVFDVLIPTINSFEKDQKIDIHVSGMPYIRTLNSQNITDEMGIFVVGALLITAIIFFFFFRSFRATFITLLVVSIGVTWAFGFMGLFRYEITVLSALIPPLIIVIGVPNAVFLINKYQQEVKKHGNQAKSLQRVISKVGNATLMTNITTASGFATFIFVKSRLMREFGVLASVNIISIFVLALLIIPIIYSFMPLPEQKHLNHLEKKWMGNVVSWMERMVKKQRIAIYITTVSIIILSMIGLYMIRVSGSLIEDMPKGKQFYKDIKFFEYEFGGIMPLEILIDTKREKGVMKLSTLKKMEKLNETIETFPELSKPISITNLVKYSKQAYYNGNPKYYQLPTSQEKSYIFSYTKNSNSNSGMLKNFVDSTGRYARITTFMKDIGTDKMDIIQERLQAVINKQFPDEKFDVSLTGKALVFLKGTNYLIKNLVISLSLAIILISIFMAWMFRSPQMILISLIPNMLPLLITGGLMGFFDIPIKPSTILVFSIAFGISVDDTIHFLAKYRQELLANNWKIKPAVYSALRETGVSMFYTSIVLFFGFLVFTVSSFGGTIALGGLVSITLLLAMVSNLLLLPSLLLSFEKRIANKKVLKETKFKILPPKEDK, translated from the coding sequence ATGACTTTTTGGACTAAAATCGCAGGCTTCTTATTGCGAAATCGTTACTTAGTTTTAATTACTATCGCTATAATTACAGGGCTTTTAGTCACTCAGATGAAATATATGCGCTTCTCCTACACAGAAGCTAATTTACTTCCTACCGATCATGAGGTAAATATTGAATACAACAAGTTCTTAGAAATTTTTGGTGAAGAAGGTAACCTCATTATCCTAGGAGTAAAAGATTCTACAATATTTACACCAACTAAGTTTAATGCATGGAACAAGCTAGTTAAAGATTTAGACAGCTTACCACAGGTAGACTTTACCGTTTCTATTGCAGATGTTCAACAATTAAAAGCTGATAGAAAACAAAGAAAATTTGTTGTTGAACCACTTTTTGAAGAAGCTCCTTCAACCGATGAAGAGATAAAAAATATAAAGAAGCAACTTTTTGAGAAGCTTCCGTTTTATAACAACTTACTATACAACGACAAGGGTACTTTACAAACAGCTATTTATTTAAATAAAGATATTGTAAATACACCTATACGTAAGGATTTTGTTTTTGATGTGCTAATTCCAACGATAAACTCTTTTGAAAAAGATCAAAAAATAGATATTCATGTTTCTGGTATGCCTTACATCAGAACCCTAAATTCTCAGAACATTACTGATGAAATGGGTATTTTTGTTGTTGGTGCATTATTAATAACAGCCATTATCTTTTTCTTCTTTTTCCGTTCATTTAGAGCCACTTTTATTACACTACTTGTAGTTAGCATTGGAGTAACATGGGCTTTTGGTTTTATGGGATTATTCCGCTATGAGATTACTGTATTATCAGCTCTAATTCCACCATTAATTATTGTAATTGGTGTACCTAATGCAGTTTTTTTAATAAATAAATATCAGCAAGAAGTAAAAAAACACGGAAATCAGGCAAAGTCTTTACAACGTGTAATTTCAAAAGTTGGAAATGCTACATTAATGACCAATATTACTACCGCTTCTGGTTTTGCTACTTTTATATTTGTTAAAAGTAGACTAATGCGAGAGTTTGGTGTTTTAGCCTCAGTAAACATCATCAGTATTTTTGTTCTAGCATTATTAATCATTCCAATTATATATAGTTTTATGCCTCTTCCAGAGCAGAAACATTTGAACCATTTAGAAAAAAAATGGATGGGAAATGTTGTTTCTTGGATGGAACGCATGGTAAAAAAACAAAGAATTGCCATTTATATCACTACTGTTTCTATAATCATTTTAAGTATGATTGGCCTTTACATGATTCGTGTATCAGGTAGTTTGATTGAAGATATGCCTAAAGGAAAACAGTTTTATAAAGACATTAAGTTTTTTGAATATGAGTTTGGGGGAATTATGCCTCTAGAAATTTTAATTGACACTAAGAGAGAAAAAGGTGTTATGAAGCTTTCTACTTTAAAAAAGATGGAAAAACTCAATGAAACTATTGAAACTTTCCCTGAATTGTCCAAGCCTATATCTATAACCAATCTTGTAAAATACTCTAAGCAAGCATACTACAACGGTAATCCTAAATACTATCAACTCCCAACAAGTCAAGAAAAGAGCTATATTTTTTCTTATACTAAAAACTCAAATAGTAATTCTGGAATGCTAAAAAACTTTGTAGATAGCACTGGTCGTTATGCGCGTATCACTACTTTTATGAAAGATATTGGTACTGATAAAATGGATATTATCCAAGAACGACTACAAGCTGTAATCAATAAGCAATTCCCTGATGAGAAATTTGACGTTTCATTAACAGGTAAAGCATTAGTGTTTTTGAAAGGAACCAACTATTTAATTAAAAACTTAGTTATTTCGCTATCATTAGCTATTATATTAATATCTATTTTTATGGCGTGGATGTTCCGTTCACCTCAAATGATATTAATATCATTAATTCCTAACATGCTTCCTTTATTAATTACTGGTGGGTTGATGGGATTCTTTGATATACCTATAAAGCCTTCAACAATTTTAGTTTTTAGTATTGCCTTCGGTATTTCGGTAGATGATACTATTCACTTCTTAGCTAAATATAGACAAGAGCTGCTAGCCAATAACTGGAAAATAAAACCTGCTGTTTATTCAGCATTAAGAGAAACTGGAGTAAGTATGTTCTATACCTCAATAGTCCTTTTCTTCGGTTTTTTAGTATTTACTGTTTCAAGTTTTGGAGGTACAATCGCATTAGGAGGTCTAGTTTCAATTACATTATTATTAGCTATGGTTTCAAACTTACTATTGTTACCTTCTCTTCTACTTTCTTTTGAGAAAAGAATAGCTAATAAGAAAGTTTTAAAAGAAACTAAATTTAAAATACTGCCTCCAAAAGAAGACAAGTAA
- a CDS encoding asparaginase gives MANQPKILIVYTGGTIGMVKDYNTGALKAFDFSQISSKIPELQQLNCEINTISFDEPIDSSNMSVHYYIQIADIISDNYDKFDGFVVLTGSDTMSYTSSAISFMFENLQKPVIFTGSQLPIGDLRTDAKENLITSIQVASAYENGKPVIQEVGLYFEYKLYRANRTTKINAEQFEAFASMNYPPLAESGVHLNFNYPLLLKPEENKKDLVVRKNLDNHVVILKLFPGITESVVRSFMNIPDLKGIILETYGSGNAPTEKWFVDLLEESVNKGIYIVNVTQCKGGSVILGHYETSSELKRIGIVDGKDITTETAIAKMMYLLGEKLSKEEFTHYFQTPLRGEMA, from the coding sequence ATGGCAAATCAACCTAAAATTTTAATAGTTTACACAGGCGGAACTATTGGTATGGTTAAAGACTATAATACTGGCGCACTAAAAGCGTTTGATTTTAGTCAAATCTCAAGTAAAATCCCAGAATTACAGCAGCTTAATTGCGAAATTAATACGATATCGTTTGATGAACCAATTGATTCATCAAACATGAGTGTACATTACTACATACAAATAGCAGATATAATTTCCGATAATTATGACAAGTTTGACGGATTTGTAGTGCTAACAGGCTCAGACACCATGTCGTATACATCGTCAGCAATAAGCTTTATGTTTGAAAATTTACAAAAGCCTGTGATTTTTACGGGATCACAATTACCTATTGGAGATTTACGCACAGATGCTAAAGAAAATTTAATTACATCTATACAAGTTGCATCGGCCTATGAAAATGGCAAACCAGTGATTCAGGAAGTAGGATTATATTTTGAATATAAATTATATAGAGCAAACAGAACTACAAAAATAAATGCTGAACAATTCGAAGCTTTTGCTTCTATGAATTATCCACCACTAGCAGAAAGTGGAGTGCATTTAAATTTTAATTACCCATTACTACTAAAGCCAGAGGAGAATAAGAAAGATTTAGTAGTGAGAAAGAATTTAGATAATCATGTAGTTATTTTAAAGTTATTCCCTGGTATAACAGAGTCTGTAGTGAGAAGTTTTATGAATATTCCAGATTTAAAAGGAATTATTTTAGAGACCTACGGATCAGGAAACGCACCAACTGAAAAATGGTTTGTTGATTTGTTGGAAGAATCAGTAAATAAAGGAATTTATATTGTTAATGTAACTCAATGTAAAGGAGGAAGTGTAATTTTAGGACATTATGAAACAAGTTCGGAATTAAAACGAATTGGTATTGTTGATGGTAAGGATATTACAACAGAAACAGCCATAGCCAAAATGATGTATTTGTTAGGAGAAAAGCTTTCAAAAGAAGAATTTACGCATTATTTTCAAACACCACTTAGAGGAGAAATGGCTTAG
- the rpoN gene encoding RNA polymerase factor sigma-54, with the protein MLKQSLHQKLLQKLSPQQIQLMKLIQLPTQAFEERLKQEIEENPALDTGKDEPENFEDTLANDVDYDDSGNEKIDAEDINIDEYLSDDEYPSYKTQTNNYSSDDEDKQVPYAAGTSFHQSLKNQLNTFRIDEEERAIAEFLVGSIDDSGYIRRDIIDLVDDLAFTQNIFTTEEKVQNVLINVVQKLDPTGVGALNLKECLIIQLKAKSENESRALAIRILEEAFDHFVKKHYKKLLEKFNISEEQLKEVISEISKLNPKPGSSYAGNNKIAEQIVPDFSIKIIDGNLDLTLNARNAPELHVSREYNNMLKGYQDSKEKTKSQKDAVLFIKQKLDAAKWFIDAIKQRQQTLLVTMNAIMHRQEEYFLTGDERKLKPMILKDIADEIGMDVSTVSRVASSKYVSTPYGTKLIKEFFSESMKNDQGEDVSTREIKKILETVITEEDKRKPLTDEKLSKILKEKGYPIARRTVAKYREQLDIPVARLRKEI; encoded by the coding sequence ATGCTAAAACAAAGTTTACATCAAAAATTACTTCAAAAATTATCTCCACAACAAATACAGTTGATGAAGTTAATTCAATTGCCTACGCAAGCTTTTGAAGAGCGTTTGAAACAAGAAATTGAAGAAAATCCCGCATTAGATACTGGTAAAGACGAACCTGAAAATTTTGAGGATACTTTAGCCAATGATGTTGATTATGACGATTCGGGCAATGAAAAAATAGATGCTGAAGATATAAACATTGATGAGTATTTAAGTGACGATGAATACCCTAGTTATAAAACGCAAACTAATAACTATTCTTCAGATGATGAAGATAAACAAGTTCCTTATGCGGCTGGTACTAGCTTTCATCAATCTTTAAAAAATCAATTAAATACATTTAGAATTGATGAAGAAGAAAGGGCCATTGCTGAATTTTTAGTGGGCAGTATTGATGATAGCGGTTATATACGTAGAGATATTATAGATCTAGTTGACGACTTAGCTTTTACCCAAAATATTTTTACTACTGAGGAAAAAGTACAAAATGTTTTAATAAATGTTGTTCAAAAATTAGACCCTACTGGTGTAGGTGCTTTAAATTTAAAAGAGTGTTTAATTATTCAATTAAAAGCTAAATCTGAAAATGAAAGTAGAGCATTAGCAATAAGAATTTTAGAAGAAGCTTTTGATCATTTTGTGAAAAAACACTACAAGAAACTTCTAGAAAAATTCAATATTTCTGAAGAACAATTAAAAGAGGTTATTAGCGAAATAAGCAAACTAAACCCAAAACCTGGAAGTTCATACGCTGGAAATAATAAAATAGCAGAACAAATAGTTCCTGATTTCTCAATTAAAATTATTGATGGGAACTTAGATTTAACTTTAAATGCTCGTAACGCTCCAGAATTGCATGTTTCTAGAGAATACAACAATATGTTAAAAGGGTATCAAGACTCTAAAGAGAAAACTAAATCTCAAAAAGATGCTGTACTCTTTATAAAGCAAAAATTAGATGCTGCAAAATGGTTTATTGATGCTATAAAACAGCGTCAGCAGACCCTTTTAGTAACAATGAATGCGATTATGCATCGTCAAGAAGAATATTTTTTAACAGGTGATGAGCGTAAGTTAAAACCCATGATTTTAAAAGATATTGCTGACGAAATTGGTATGGATGTATCAACTGTTTCTCGTGTCGCTAGCAGCAAATATGTTTCTACTCCCTATGGTACAAAATTAATTAAGGAGTTCTTTTCTGAATCGATGAAAAACGACCAAGGAGAAGATGTTTCAACTAGAGAAATTAAGAAAATTTTAGAAACAGTAATTACAGAGGAAGACAAACGAAAACCTCTTACCGATGAAAAATTATCTAAAATTTTAAAAGAAAAAGGATACCCCATCGCTAGAAGAACAGTTGCTAAGTATCGTGAACAATTAGACATTCCTGTCGCAAGATTACGTAAAGAAATTTAA
- the asnS gene encoding asparagine--tRNA ligase, with product MKRSSVKDLLQSDKFLQEVHVKGWVRTFRSNRFIALNDGSTINNIQCVVDFENTDETLLKRINTGAAISIQGTLVESQGKGQTVEIQVSNLEILGDSNPDEYPIQPKKHSLEFLRENAHLRVRTNTFSAVMRLRSALSFAVHQYFQQNGFYYVNTPIITGSDAEGAGEMFKVTQFEANKAPVNEEGEIDYSKDFFGKETNLTVSGQLEGETYAMALGKIYTFGPTFRAENSNTTRHLAEFWMIEPEVAFNDLDANMDLSEDFIKYVLQYVLDNCKDDLAFLDNRLAQEEKTKPQAQRSEMGLIEKLKFVVDNNFKRVSYTEAIDILRNSKPNKKKKFQFPVNEWGVDLQSEHERYLVEKHFKCPVILFDYPANIKAFYMRLNEDGKTVRAMDVLFPGIGEMVGGSEREERLDVLKEKMAELNIPEEELWWYLDTRKFGTAVHSGFGLGFERLVLFATGMSNIRDVIPFPRTPQNAEF from the coding sequence ATGAAAAGAAGTAGCGTTAAAGATTTATTGCAATCTGACAAATTTTTACAAGAAGTACACGTAAAAGGATGGGTAAGAACTTTTAGAAGCAATCGTTTTATTGCTTTAAATGATGGTTCTACTATTAATAATATTCAGTGTGTTGTAGATTTTGAAAATACCGACGAAACTTTATTAAAAAGAATAAATACTGGGGCAGCTATAAGCATTCAAGGTACTTTGGTTGAAAGTCAAGGTAAAGGGCAAACAGTAGAAATTCAAGTAAGCAATTTGGAAATCTTAGGAGATTCAAATCCTGATGAATATCCAATTCAGCCTAAAAAACATAGTTTAGAATTTTTACGTGAAAATGCACATTTACGTGTAAGAACTAACACTTTTAGTGCTGTAATGCGTTTACGTTCTGCATTATCATTTGCAGTACATCAGTACTTCCAACAAAACGGGTTTTACTATGTAAATACTCCAATTATTACTGGTTCTGATGCTGAAGGTGCTGGTGAAATGTTTAAAGTAACTCAATTTGAGGCAAACAAAGCTCCTGTAAACGAAGAAGGTGAAATTGATTATTCTAAAGATTTCTTTGGAAAAGAAACTAACCTAACAGTTTCTGGTCAATTAGAAGGTGAAACCTATGCAATGGCATTAGGTAAAATATATACTTTCGGACCTACCTTTAGAGCTGAGAACTCTAATACTACACGTCACTTAGCAGAATTTTGGATGATTGAACCAGAGGTAGCTTTTAACGATTTAGATGCTAACATGGATCTTTCTGAAGACTTTATTAAATATGTATTACAATATGTATTAGACAACTGTAAAGATGATTTAGCTTTCTTAGACAATCGCTTAGCACAAGAGGAAAAAACAAAGCCTCAAGCACAACGTAGTGAAATGGGCTTAATTGAAAAATTAAAGTTTGTTGTAGACAATAACTTTAAGCGTGTAAGCTATACAGAAGCAATTGACATTTTAAGAAACTCTAAGCCTAACAAGAAGAAGAAATTTCAATTCCCTGTTAACGAATGGGGTGTTGATTTACAATCAGAACATGAGCGTTATTTAGTTGAAAAGCACTTTAAATGTCCTGTGATTTTATTCGATTATCCAGCAAATATAAAAGCATTTTACATGCGTTTAAATGAAGATGGTAAAACGGTACGTGCTATGGATGTATTATTTCCTGGAATTGGAGAAATGGTAGGAGGTTCTGAAAGAGAAGAACGCTTAGATGTTTTAAAAGAAAAAATGGCAGAACTTAATATTCCTGAAGAAGAATTATGGTGGTACTTAGATACTCGTAAATTTGGTACAGCTGTACACTCTGGATTTGGTTTAGGTTTTGAACGTTTAGTTTTATTTGCAACTGGAATGAGCAATATTCGTGACGTTATTCCTTTTCCAAGAACACCACAAAACGCAGAGTTCTAA
- a CDS encoding MotA/TolQ/ExbB proton channel family protein: MKKVVNILTITGFMFLGAIQSTYAQEAEKTFHQELKQRFIEGDPKFMGIVLVALILGLAIAIERIIYLNMATTNTKKLVASVDEALSSGGVEAAKEVCRNTKGPVASIFYQGLERADEGLDAAEKAVVGYGGVQMGLLEKNVSWLSLFIALAPMLGFMGTVIGMIDAFDRIAVANDISPAVVAGGIKIALLTTVFGLIVAIILQIFYNYIISKIDSIVNNMEDASISLIDLLAKYKK; the protein is encoded by the coding sequence ATGAAAAAAGTAGTAAATATCCTAACTATTACAGGATTTATGTTTTTAGGAGCTATTCAATCAACTTATGCTCAAGAAGCTGAGAAAACTTTTCACCAAGAGTTAAAGCAACGTTTTATTGAAGGAGACCCTAAGTTTATGGGAATTGTATTGGTAGCCTTAATTTTAGGTTTAGCTATTGCAATTGAAAGAATTATTTATTTAAACATGGCTACAACTAATACTAAAAAATTAGTAGCTAGCGTTGACGAAGCATTAAGTTCAGGTGGTGTAGAAGCTGCTAAAGAAGTTTGTAGAAATACAAAGGGTCCTGTTGCCTCTATCTTTTACCAAGGTTTAGAAAGAGCTGATGAAGGATTAGATGCTGCTGAAAAAGCTGTAGTAGGATACGGTGGAGTACAAATGGGATTATTAGAGAAAAACGTTTCTTGGTTATCTTTATTTATCGCATTAGCACCAATGTTAGGATTCATGGGTACTGTAATTGGTATGATTGATGCATTTGATAGAATTGCTGTAGCAAACGATATCTCTCCAGCGGTAGTAGCAGGTGGTATTAAAATTGCATTATTAACAACAGTATTTGGTCTTATCGTAGCGATTATTTTACAAATTTTCTATAACTACATTATTTCGAAGATTGATAGTATCGTTAACAACATGGAAGACGCATCTATCTCTTTAATCGATTTATTAGCTAAGTATAAAAAATAA
- a CDS encoding ExbD/TolR family protein produces the protein MSKFKKKKKGLPAVSTASLPDIVFMLLFFFMVTTTMRETDLQIDSPRLPSASEVKKLERKSLVSTIYVGKAKDPKYGTGYNRIQLNDKIATPDEVPSFIYLERDNVSEAEVPFMTTSIKADRESSVGTLADIREKLRDVNALKLSLSTHKGDVIKK, from the coding sequence ATGTCTAAATTTAAAAAGAAGAAAAAAGGATTGCCAGCAGTATCTACGGCATCTTTACCAGATATTGTTTTTATGTTATTATTCTTCTTCATGGTAACTACTACTATGAGAGAAACAGATTTACAAATTGATTCACCTCGTTTACCAAGTGCAAGCGAAGTAAAAAAACTTGAACGTAAAAGTTTAGTGAGTACAATTTATGTTGGTAAAGCTAAAGACCCAAAGTATGGTACAGGATATAACAGAATACAATTAAACGACAAAATAGCTACACCAGATGAAGTACCGTCGTTCATTTATCTTGAAAGAGATAATGTTTCTGAAGCAGAAGTACCTTTTATGACAACTTCAATAAAAGCAGATAGAGAATCGAGTGTAGGTACATTAGCCGATATTCGTGAAAAGTTAAGAGATGTTAACGCTCTTAAATTAAGTTTATCTACTCACAAAGGAGATGTTATTAAGAAGTAA
- a CDS encoding porin family protein: MKYIVSFLMSFLSLSVFCQKDSLQLGDKYWEDQLYIDITYNLLHNQPEELGRTGFSYGLAAGYMKDIPFNRNGKTAIAIGLGYNYDSFSHELKVLEGNVKEYETDPDISSNKIKLHNLEMPIQFRWRSSDANTYSFWRFYAGFKVSYNISNSFRYDSPTGRVSFSNVEKYNKWQTGLTLSAGYGTFNFHVYYGLSPMFKNVTLNGKSIDSKIVKLGLSFYLL, encoded by the coding sequence ATGAAGTACATCGTAAGTTTTTTAATGTCTTTTCTGTCGTTAAGTGTTTTTTGTCAGAAAGATTCTTTACAGTTGGGTGATAAGTATTGGGAAGATCAGTTGTATATTGATATTACATATAACTTATTACATAATCAACCTGAAGAATTAGGTAGGACAGGTTTCTCATATGGGTTGGCAGCAGGTTATATGAAAGATATACCTTTTAATAGAAATGGGAAAACAGCTATTGCTATAGGATTAGGATATAACTATGACTCATTTAGTCATGAATTAAAAGTGTTAGAAGGAAATGTAAAAGAGTATGAAACTGATCCTGACATTTCATCCAATAAAATAAAACTTCACAATTTAGAAATGCCTATTCAGTTTAGATGGCGATCTTCAGATGCAAACACGTATTCATTTTGGCGTTTTTATGCGGGTTTTAAAGTCTCTTATAATATAAGTAATAGCTTTCGATACGATTCACCAACAGGAAGAGTTAGTTTTTCTAATGTTGAAAAATACAATAAGTGGCAAACAGGCTTAACTTTGTCCGCAGGTTATGGTACATTTAATTTCCATGTATATTACGGATTGTCACCTATGTTTAAAAATGTAACTCTAAATGGAAAATCAATAGATAGTAAAATAGTTAAATTAGGCTTAAGCTTTTATTTACTATAA
- a CDS encoding zinc metallopeptidase produces the protein MIGFYILIGIISLFSWLVSNTLKSKFKKYSQVHLRNGMSGAEIAQKMLADHGIYDVQVISTPGRLTDHYNPQNKTVNLSEAVYNQRNAAAAAVAAHEVGHAVQHARAYEYLQMRSKLVPMVSITSRFSQWMVIGGIAFGAASGSTGIGFYIALAGLAFMALGTIFSFITLPVEYDASNRALAWLENKNMVTREELAGSKDALKWAARTYLVAALGSLAMLLYWALQVLGNRD, from the coding sequence ATGATAGGATTTTATATTCTAATTGGTATTATATCTCTTTTCAGTTGGTTAGTGAGTAATACGTTAAAAAGCAAGTTTAAAAAATACTCTCAAGTTCATTTACGAAACGGAATGAGTGGTGCAGAAATTGCACAAAAAATGCTAGCTGATCACGGTATTTACGATGTTCAGGTGATTTCTACACCTGGTAGGTTAACAGATCATTATAATCCACAAAACAAAACTGTAAACTTAAGTGAAGCTGTGTACAACCAACGAAATGCTGCCGCAGCTGCTGTTGCTGCACACGAAGTTGGACACGCTGTACAGCATGCTAGAGCTTATGAATATTTACAAATGCGATCTAAACTAGTGCCTATGGTAAGTATTACTTCTCGTTTTTCTCAATGGATGGTGATTGGTGGTATTGCTTTTGGTGCTGCTTCTGGTAGTACGGGTATTGGTTTTTATATAGCACTAGCTGGTTTAGCTTTTATGGCTTTAGGTACCATTTTTAGTTTTATAACTTTACCTGTTGAATATGATGCAAGTAATAGAGCCTTAGCTTGGTTAGAAAATAAAAACATGGTTACTCGTGAAGAACTAGCTGGATCTAAAGACGCTTTAAAGTGGGCTGCAAGAACGTATTTAGTAGCTGCTCTAGGTTCTTTAGCAATGCTATTGTATTGGGCTTTACAAGTTTTAGGAAATAGGGATTAA